A window of Gavia stellata isolate bGavSte3 chromosome 21, bGavSte3.hap2, whole genome shotgun sequence contains these coding sequences:
- the CRYBB2 gene encoding beta-crystallin B2: MASEHQMPASKQQQASSKIAIFEQENFQGRCHELSSACPNLKEAGVDKVGSILVHSGPWVGYEQASCKGEQFVFEKGEYPRWDSWTNSRRSDSITSLRPIKVDSQEHKIVLYENPSFTGKKIEIIDDDVPSFHAHGYQEKVSSVRVQSGTWVGYQYPGYRGYQYLFEKGDYKDSSDFGAQHPQIQSVRRIRDMQWHQRGAYHPTN, from the exons ATGGCTTCTGAGCACCAAATGCCAGCCtccaagcagcagcaagccAGCTCCAAG ATTGCCATCTTTGAGCAGGAGAACTTCCAGGGCCGCTGCCATGAGCTCAGCAGTGCCTGCCCCAACCTGAAGGAAGCCGGCGTGGACAAAGTGGGCTCCATCCTCGTGCATTCTGGACC CTGGGTGGGCTACGAGCAGGCAAGCTGCAAAGGGGAGCAGtttgtgtttgagaaggggGAGTACCCCCGCTGGGACTCCTGGACCAACAGCCGGAGAAGCGACAGCATCACGTCCCTGAGACCCATCAAAGTG GACAGCCAGGAGCACAAGATCGTGCTGTATGAAAACCCCAGCTTCACCGGCAAGAAGATCGAAATCATAGACGACGATGTGCCCAGCTTCCATGCGCACGGCTACCAGGAGAAGGTCTCATCCGTGCGGGTGCAGAGCGGCAC GTGGGTGGGATACCAGTATCCCGGCTACAGGGGCTACCAGTACCTGTTTGAAAAGGGGGACTACAAGGACAGCTCAGATTTTGGCGctcagcacccccagatccaGTCAGTCAGGCGCATCCGGGACATGCAGTGGCACCAGCGCGGCGCCTACCACCCCACCAACTAG